CGGTAAGTGTAAAGGAATTAGATAAAATTCTGGTTCACcgctattgtttattttataatacagttaaTTTTAGAGACTTCCAGATAAAAACAGTTCTAAACAAATTCCAGATACATCAATACAACTACCAATactctttatttttcagattttaccTCTCTAATCTTTTTCAACATGTAGTCATAGACACCATGCTTGTCATAAGCGTCAAGAATTTGTGGATAGTTCATATTAAAATACTGTCCTGTATATACTGACTTGTAATACGATCTTTCATTAACAGACTCAGCTGAAAATTTGACGGTTAAGAATTCCGTCATATCTGGAACGGCATCAGTCAACGCTACAGGTAAACTACACAGATTAACGAATACTATTGGGCTCAGAAATCGTATTTCCGCTTTCAGTTCTTCCATAGTCAACCTTTCAGGACACTCAAATTCTGCAAGATTTTCGTTCAATGAGTCACAGTAAATTTGGTAAAGATCATTCAATCTCTTTTGACGGACTTCCAAGTTGGCTGATGCCGTTAAGAAGAAGACAAGTTCGACAAGTGGAGAACATAACCTGACATTctgaaaatcaataatttttatatccgTCACTTTTCCCGCGCTGTTGTATTTGAACATCATGTTCGTGCACCAAGGGTCTCCTTGTGTCAGTGCTCTGATGGGTTTCGATTTACAATCTTCCAGCATTTCCTTATAGATATTCCAAAATACATCTTCCTCACAGGCTTCTTTGATTATTTCAAATTGCTTTTTATAATCTGGCTTGTCTTCCAAATACGTAGCCATACAAAGAAGACTGTTGGGCAGCATCAGCTTAAATGACTTCTCCATTTTCTCAGCCATTGCCGGGCTTTCAACACCCAAACTTTCAATCAATCCAGGATCTTTCTTGAAGATTGCCATCGAAAGAGCGTGAAGCTTGGCTGAAGCCTTTATGAAAAGTTCACAGTGATCGAAATCTAGTAGTTTTTGACGGTCAGCCATTTCAAAGCCTGATGCCTTCAAGTCTTCCAATACTACACACAATGGATTTGGGGATTTATAATGTTTAGGAACAACATCGTGTTTGCTTAGTCTGTAAGTTTCTGATATAAACTTATGATAGTAATTTGACTCACTCTCGTAAAATTGCTTGAAGTTATCTCCGAACTGATCCCCTATATACGAATCTTCAGATAATGGCGCTTTTATGATTAAAGAAATGGATTCCTCAGTAGAACTGTCGTCTAGTCTCTTGTACTGAACATTTGCTCTGATCATCTGACTGCCATAGTTGTTACCAGGAGCGATAGCTGGCTCGAGCGTGTAGCTTGTGATAATTACTCCTGCAACATTTCCTTCGGTATCTTCAAGACAGGATTTGAGAAAATCACCAGTTAACCACTCTGGAGTATTTGTTGCCATTTgtctgaaacaaaaaataatttgaatgaaatagATTCAGTTCCATTCTTTATTAAGGACCTGGCAGGTCCTTCCATAAAGGTGttgtggcagtctcattgtctcatcaggtgcacaattgatgaGATTATGAGACTGTCACTACATCTATTGTACCTATAGCACCTGTTggcacctatttataggtgtctctgatgtcgaaacaatgtaagggttcgttttgagcttcttcgacgCCGGCTTCGTGATAGATATAAATGGAATGACGTTTGTTAGTCTCATTAAATTCGAGAACGGCTGGAACGGTTTGGctcattttggtttttaaatatttgtagaagtCCAAGGAAGATTTAAAAGGTGAGAAACATTGGAAAAGTTCATCAGAATacttaataattctttaaaataattttgacacgTAATCCAAAGTTAACAAAACCTAAACAGACCCtattgacactttcagctgaagttcgccaaagtggcagaaacatttgtttacacttaattttagaaaatattgaaatattatacagCGCTTGATCAGTAGCTTTATGCACACTGCAaggacaaagttactatctaatttttattttagtttacaccTGTGAGGAATAAACCATctaatacattgaaaataatatttaaacagtgttCTAAACCCATCTTGATGAACAAAGCTGCGGATATTTTGTACATAAGGTTATCGAAACTGACTGTCTCCTTTAATAATGTCACTGTAGTTAAAGGAAAAGAAGGTATGACAAACTCTTCCCCTTATATCAGAAGCAGAATACAAGCTAAGGTAGTAGACTAAAGAAGTCTAAAAAGACTACTTAAAAAAGCTTACGtatgcatatattattttttgatcggggtaaaaatcaatattacttatagcaTCAGAAATATCGCAGACCgcaaataaatcttttaaatctaagttggattccaaatcgcatatatgtgtttattttcttggtcagtgcaacaatACAAATTCAACTGTGGAACCCTAAATAAATTAGCGGAAGTGAAACTCTTTTGGACCGTAATAACTTTTCAgtcttacttacttacttactgccgtggctcttggtacccaaggtggtactttgcctcgccaacacactgcctccagatctctctatccattgcctcttcttcccttcttccccagttttcttatgtctcttctgatctggtctcgccatctcaacttgggccttcctggtggtcttctgccctccggattgtttacaaggacgttcttgactaaggagttgtcctccttccttagtaaatggccagcccatctcattctcctacttctcacctcggccactatgtctgggtccatatatagttgtctcaactctacattatgttttatcctccactctccatcttcaagggttggcccatagatttttctcaataatttgttctcaaatactatcaaacgtttttctgtttttttacttaacacccagttttctctgagccatataacagaactggtcttataatggttttatatatacggagtttggttttgtgtaatagtagtcgagagcttaatagcttgtggcatgctgataaacttctgtgtgctgcatttattctttgttgtatttccatgtcttcttcattattattcgtcagcattactcccaaataaataaataaggactttattttggagcggttttcaacaataattgctggtttacaaaacgactcatgtcttattatagttcttaaaaaattaaaagcttattttatagttattaataaataaaacataatattagacatacagttatatatggctatatcaccttgtattgtacattaaatacttgtacgagtatatattttctttgtgtgtcgtttcagatacaccctggcctgttacgctggaggacagttcattatataatttaggagcaaagtacgcaaatcgctttctttcaaattcacggcgaacgcgaggcatctacaacacttgatcctgtctagtactgcgagatcggacttgagacctgctttttagtttttctctcagatatcccggcctgccagtggtcaggattctgtaaaccaggcatgaggagcgcagggtacaagtatcagctacagtcaacaaacccagcgatggtcaaaccttcttaaaccacatacataccttacacacatattttataccctctgtaatttttctaaatctcctttagacacaatgttgccatagacagggaggcaataatcgatcacagagagcacaagagcccggacaaggcgaagcctggtctctctaggaaacatgtacctatgcttgtatagcattctcagtcgaccaagtgttcgccgacaaacagcacttacatgaccatatagtgtgaggccactatcaagcatgaggcccaagagctttgaggattcacactccttcagtctgacactgccaagcaacacctcacccactgtctccgaacccacattggaaggaatcgacaacacactacacttttccttgttcagtttaatcccatgcctctcagaccaatcatggacaatgcttaagtcagcattcaaaatggaaactgctgagtcagctcttccggcttcatatgaaacacacagttgagcatcatcggcgtatgaatacaagcgactatgttgcaagtctgaacccatagtggcggaaaacagggtgaatagaatgggcccaaggcaacttccctgtggaacaccagcaactctacttaaagatgaggagaaatccatcccaattttaaccttttgtctcctattcaccaaataggaatcaaaccaagaaaccacctctggtcgaaaaccataaaaatgcatgacagccaacaacatcctgtggtcta
This Homalodisca vitripennis isolate AUS2020 chromosome 3, UT_GWSS_2.1, whole genome shotgun sequence DNA region includes the following protein-coding sequences:
- the LOC124356672 gene encoding uncharacterized protein LOC124356672, producing the protein MATNTPEWLTGDFLKSCLEDTEGNVAGVIITSYTLEPAIAPGNNYGSQMIRANVQYKRLDDSSTEESISLIIKAPLSEDSYIGDQFGDNFKQFYESESNYYHKFISETYRLSKHDVVPKHYKSPNPLCVVLEDLKASGFEMADRQKLLDFDHCELFIKASAKLHALSMAIFKKDPGLIESLGVESPAMAEKMEKSFKLMLPNSLLCMATYLEDKPDYKKQFEIIKEACEEDVFWNIYKEMLEDCKSKPIRALTQGDPWCTNMMFKYNSAGKVTDIKIIDFQNVRLCSPLVELVFFLTASANLEVRQKRLNDLYQIYCDSLNENLAEFECPERLTMEELKAEIRFLSPIVFVNLCSLPVALTDAVPDMTEFLTVKFSAESVNERSYYKSVYTGQYFNMNYPQILDAYDKHGVYDYMLKKIREVKSEK